In Legionella cincinnatiensis, the DNA window TTAGTTTTTTGTTTGACATAGTAGTCTCCTCTTGGCTTTTTTTCAGTTTAAGGCAATAAAGCTTAAGGATTAATTAACAAATAAAGTCTTTACAGAAAAATTACGAATTTAAAAAATAACCAAAAAATTCCTTTGAATTCAAAAGAGAAAACCGAAATTTATGTTTTTATAAAGAAGACATATAAAGAAGTTTTTCGTGTTAGAGCTTGTAAACAAGCGCTAACCTAAAATACATTTAAACTGATTTTTTAGCGAGCCGATTGAAAATATATTTGGGCAATAATAACCAATATTGACCTTCATTCTTCATGTGCTCACCTAGAAACGTGGCAAGCTTTCCTGAACCCCAATAAATGTCACCTCGCATGAAACCACGAATTGCGCCACCTGTATCTTGAGCAATCATGAGGCGTTGCAATTGCTTTTCATCTTCTTGATTTTTATCGGGTCGAGTTGTATCTAACCAAAGTGGTGCACCAAGCGGAATCCATTTTTTATCCACAGCTAAAGAATAACCTGGGGTAAGGGCCATCCCTTGAGCACCAAGAGCCATAGGTTTTTTTACATCCTCAAAAAAAACAAAGGACTTATTTTTATGGAGAATATCTTTGGCTTTTTTAGGATGCTCTTCCAAATAGCGTATAATCGCTGCTTTAGATGCTGTATCTCGGCTCATAATTCCTTGTTTTATCATAATCTTAGCAATTGAAGTATATGGTGCACCATTCTCACCTGCATACCCCAAATAGATATTCTCACCATTAGGCAGTTGAATCACACCTGCACCTTCGATTTCTAAAAAAAGCCGCTCAGCAGGACTATGAATCCAAGCAATCACTGGTGCTTTCTTCTTAAGAGCACCATTATCTATTTGTGCACGAGTATATGAAGTCGTATATCCATCTTTAGGCATTCCATAAATTGGTGTATTGTACTTAGGACTTTTCTTTAAGTTGCCCTTTATTCGCGGCATATAATAGCCTGTAAATAAGCTTTGAGAAGGATTTCGTTGTTTTAACTCAATAGGATGAAACCATTTTTCGAAAAATATTTTGGCTGAATCTTCCGATGTAGAATCAAATGCCAAAGCAGCCTTACACACTGGATACCAATCTCGAGCTTTCAAGTTGATATGTCGAGTACCGATTGGATGAGAAGGTTCCTGCTTTAAAAAAACTTTGCATGAAGTCTGAAATGCTAATAAAGATTTTTTAACATCTGCTTGATCCCAGCCCGGTAATTCTTCAAAAGATACTTTTGTTAAGGCTATATTTTTTCTTTTTATAACTACCTTTTTCGAAGCAACTTTTTTTGAGCGGGTCTTTTCTGCACTAACTTTTTTTGAATGAGTCTTTTCTACACTAACCTTTTTTAAGGCGTGTGCAGATGGAGTGCTTTCAACAATTTGTTTAGCACTCTTAAGTGCATTATCTTCCACCACAGCCGTCTTTACAGGCTCGGTTTTAATAATCACTTTTTTAGTATTCTGCGGTTTCTCTTGAACTTGAAGCCTATTATGCTTATAAAGCGACAGTCCAACGAAACTTATCGTAAGACAACTAATACCGCATATTGTGTAAATTAATTTCCTACTCATAGGGTCACAAGGGTTACATAAGATGGGATCTAAATCAACAAATTTTCCTCATTTTTTCGCAAAACAAACTCATTATTTGCTCTTTTTTATAAAAAAACATCCTGAATAATCAAAAATTATACAAAAAATGATGAATTTATACCTTTAGCGAGCATAGAGCACGATCAAAATAATTTTCAATTTGAACAAATAAAGATCTGAATGAGTGAATTATTCGGCTTTTTTTAAAGAATTAATCCTCCAGGAAGAGGAACAAAAAATAAAGATCCTATTTATTTTTTGTTTCGTCGTGGACAGTATCTGATCGACCCTAAATTGGTTATGAAGCATCAGGTATTGTTGAAGCCGTAGGACCAGGTGTTGATAAGAACATACTCGGCATGAAATTGAGTTCTGTACCCGGCTTTGATTTAGGGAAATATGGAGTCTACGGTGAAGTAGCTATTTTGCCTGTTTATGCCCTTGCAGCCTATCCTGAAAAACTTTCTTTCGTCGAAGCAACTTCTATTTGGATGCAATACATGACCGCTTATGGCGCTCTTATTCATTATGGTAAGGTTTCGAAAGCAGACTATGTTTTAATTACAGCAGCCAGCAGTAGTGTTGGCATAGCTGCAATTGAGATTACACGTGCTCAAGGAGCAAGCAGATACAGCAGATTATCTTCGCGATCCTCAAAAATGGCATTACTGAGGTCGACATCTGTCTATCTTACAACTTTCTAAATAGCATGCCTGGCAAAAGCGCTTCTACAATCAAGGAGCAGATATAATCAACCTCTGCAATGGAAAAGGAAGCCTTAATGCAATAAAGCACAAGATTCATCAAATAACTGGCTTTATCTATCTCCAAGAATTCATCTTATTACAACAAAGTCTCATGCTTTTTCTCAGTTTAGTGTAACTGATGAGCACTCTCTTCTTCCTGTTCATCCAATGCAGCTTCTTCTTGATTCATAAGCATAATAAACATTTGTAAAAATACCTGGGTTGGTTCACCTTCATTACCTACTGACTGCGGTATCATATGGAATACTGCCAGAGCAGGAATGAGTTGACCAGAATTTTGCTCTTCCTGAGGAGCAGGATTTACACCAACCTCTCGCATCAATATAGGGCGGTAGAAAAAAGTATGGGGAATTGCCCCTTCTTGTCTTAGTAAATCTCGCATTGTCTGTTCAGCCCATTCATTTTTTAATTCTTCTTTAATGGCACTATTAAATGAATTAGGCTTTACCTGATTAGGATCAAAATCAAAAAATTTTATAACGTGTTCTAGTGACAAAGGTTTTGTAGTTAGCTTATCTCCTTCAAAGAGAACTGGGTCCTCTAAAAGCCCCATTAATGTTTTTATTGGAACAGGCCAATACTCAGTCGCTTGGGTGGTTGGATCACTAGGTAGTTTCTCTAATCCTGATGAAACTCCTTTAATACTGAATGTATTATCACTAAGCTTCACCAAATAAACACAGGTATTTTCATCCAGTAACGTATCTTCTTGCATAATCGGATCAAAATAAGTTGGCATAATATTATTCCTTTAGTTATTATTTAACTTAAAATGTAATTTATACGATCAAATTGATAGATGCAATACTTTTACATCAGAATAAAATCAAAAAGTATTTATTATGAATCATGTTGCAATTAATGAACTTAATATATAGATCCAAAATGATTATCAAATGAACTGTGATTTTTAGAAATTGCAACATATAGGTCTAGGGTTCGCATTGTGCGGAACCCTAAAAAATCGATTGGTAGTTAACGCTCTGAAATTAAATAGCCAAATAAGTGGTATTATTTTACACAATAATGTCCACTTGCTTTGGCGGTCGGCCATTGTATGATGCTACCCGCGCACCCCATTCCAAAAGATTTTTATTACAATCATCTTTATCCAAAATAACTTCAATAAAACACAAAGTATCAGATTTTTTTGCTTCTTCTATTGCATCAAGGAGGCCTTGATGCGTGGAGGCTTTAAATGTTCGAGCCTTTTCTTGATCGCCATTAAAAACCTTCACTAAATCAGCATAATGCCAATTATTAATGACGTTATAGGGACCGTCATGAATTTGAACTTCAATAGTATAAGAAGCATTATTCATTAAAAAGATGATGGGCTTAAAACCATAACGAATTATCGTAGAAAGCTCTTGGGCGCTCATTTGAAAGGAACCATCCCCAATCAAAGCAATAACACGTTTTTTATGATGAAGAGCAGCTTGCATTCCTAGAAGCGCTCCTACAGACCAACCAATGGAACCATATTGCATTTGAATTTCAAACGGGCAGTTTTCAGGTAAATTAAGACGCATACCGTTAAACCAAGAATCACCCGTTTCAGCCAGGATAGCATAATCACTGCTTAAATATTTTTGAATTTGGCCAAATAAAAATCGGGTCGTAAGCGGTGAGTTTAAATCACTAGGCTCATGATATAAAGGCGCTGAACCTTCGATTCGTTTATATGCTTTGAGTGATGCATCATTGAATTTCAACTTATCTTGCAAACCTCGTAAAAATTCATTCATATATACATCGGTATATACTTTTCCTGCGACAGA includes these proteins:
- the mltA gene encoding MltA domain-containing protein encodes the protein MSLYKHNRLQVQEKPQNTKKVIIKTEPVKTAVVEDNALKSAKQIVESTPSAHALKKVSVEKTHSKKVSAEKTRSKKVASKKVVIKRKNIALTKVSFEELPGWDQADVKKSLLAFQTSCKVFLKQEPSHPIGTRHINLKARDWYPVCKAALAFDSTSEDSAKIFFEKWFHPIELKQRNPSQSLFTGYYMPRIKGNLKKSPKYNTPIYGMPKDGYTTSYTRAQIDNGALKKKAPVIAWIHSPAERLFLEIEGAGVIQLPNGENIYLGYAGENGAPYTSIAKIMIKQGIMSRDTASKAAIIRYLEEHPKKAKDILHKNKSFVFFEDVKKPMALGAQGMALTPGYSLAVDKKWIPLGAPLWLDTTRPDKNQEDEKQLQRLMIAQDTGGAIRGFMRGDIYWGSGKLATFLGEHMKNEGQYWLLLPKYIFNRLAKKSV